Below is a window of Camelina sativa cultivar DH55 chromosome 11, Cs, whole genome shotgun sequence DNA.
TTTTGTCTTCGACGTACTGATTCTAGTTGTTTGGAAACAAGTGATTTCAGGGATGAAGTGTATCCTTTCCTGATAATAAAAGTTCCTGCTAATAGACATACTAATTTGCAAGCTGCAGGTGGCAATTTGGCGTGATGCAAGGAGGAAAAGAGTAGTTATCTCTTTTAGAGGAACTGAACAGGTAGGCTTTTATCTATATCTTCTTAAtatttgagttttctctttcaGTTCTGACAGTCAATATTTCATGTTGTCAGACAAAGTGGAAAGATTTGCAGACTGATCTGATGCTAGCTCCTGCTGGGTTAGTATTGCCTATTTATTCAGCTTCTCTACATTGATTCAGAAACAACTTAATGTTTacattttttgaagttttacttagttataaacttataattcaTCTCTCCTGGACATCTTTTGAATATGTTGCAGTCTGAACCCTGAAAGAATTGGTGGGGACTTCAAGCAAGAAGTACAAGTATGTTTTAAACTCGTGGCATTGATACAAGTATAGTTTATTGAGTTATTGTCTAATGCTGCCTTGGATTTTTAGGTTCATAGTGGATTTCTGAGTGCATACGATTCAGTACAGATAAGGATAATATCGTTGCTCAAAATGGCAATTGGCTACATGTAGGTGCTTCTTATGTTTCACTTTACTTTCCTGTTTTTGGAGAGTTTTTCTTACTTACCTGTTATTTCAATGGTTGCATCCCTTTTTTGCtgtgaaaacaaatatttgtcatTGTTGAAAATGCCAGTCTGTCTTCTTGTAATATTGGTTCTAGATAaagtataattaattttctcaCGAAAATAAATACTGTGTTTGGCTTTTACGTTTACAAGGTCTGTTACAATTTGGACATAATTTCTAATGCATATGCTCTTTCCCCTTTGTCAGAGACGATGTTGCTGGGCATGAAGATAAATGGCATGTTTATGTGACTGGACATAGCTTGGGTGGTGCATTAGCTACACTCTTGGCTCTTGAACTTGCGTCAAGCCAGTTAGCTAAGTAAGTGGTTCGGGAACTCCTGTACTCCTACGTATCACCATGAAAGACATCAGGTTGATGGGCATTTATCAACTTTATTTGTGTATGCTTGCTAGACGTGGAGCAATCACTATTACCATGTACAATTTTGGATCTCCAAGAGTAGGCAACAAAAAATTTGCTGAAATTTATAACCAGGTTATGCTTCTTCTAACTTGAGATGGCACAGCTTCATAATATCTTCTTGATAAATATGTTTTCCATTCTGCACTTTCACAGAAAGTAAAAGACAGCTGGAGAGTTGTAAACCATAGAGACATAATTCCCACAGTCCCTCGCTTAATGGGCTATTGTCATGTTGCTCATCCTATTTATCTAACTGCTGGAGACGTGGTATTCTTACCCTTTGATCGAACATTTTTAATCTATGCCGAGCATTATTTTCAATTTGTCGTGGAGGTGCTGGTATACGTGATTGAAATGATCTATGCTCCTCGTCGTGTTTCCTTGCCTGTTGTCGCTGGAAACATTTTTCAGCTTATGGTCTTCGATTTAGCAACTGTCATTTATTTGATTCTGTCTGGCTTATTATCTTGTGTAACctgaaaaaacaatattattatgTAATAGTGTTTCTAGGGAATGGATGTGACAGCTTTTTACGTGTTACTCTGCATTACGAGCTCTTTCAGTTATGCGTTATGCTTTTTCGGTGTAAGTTGAGTAGACTGGGTGATATAATGTTGCAGGAGAATACTGAGTTCCAAAAAGATGGGTATCATGCTGAGGTTATTGGAGAAGCGACACCTGATATTCTTGTTAGTAGATTTGTAAGTCCTCAAGCACCTAACTTTCTCTGGTTTCTTCACCTATTTCTTTTGATCAtcatttaagttttaattttccTGCTTGTATTTCACATATATTCTGCATATGTTTGTTATTAGGTTATTTTCCATAGCTATCTACTTCCTAGGACCTTAGTTATAGGTTCATATAATAGCTATTCTATTTGATGCCTTCATATACATGTGCGGCACAGACATTTATTCATAGTCGAACTCAATTTTTTTACCAGTTGTATGGTCTGTTTCATTCTATAAATCTCTTTTAGAAGTTAGAATTTTCTACCTATGGGTATTATTCAGAAAACGTAGAGAGGCTTGCTACAATTCTAGTGAGAAATATTACTTAACAAGAAAATGAGTGACATCCTTACGTGAGATTATATGGATGTTATCTTTCAGATGAAAGGTGAGAAGGAACTTGTTGAGAAGATACTTCAAACTGAAATCAAAATATTCAACGCACTTCGTGATGGGAGTGCCCTTATGCAGCACATGGAAGATTTCTATTACATCACACTGTTAGAGGTATGTTATTAGTGCCCATTTAAGCAATTGGTGATAAGTGATAAGTCAAGTACTCAGAAAATACATACCGACTTAAAATTATGGAATATTAATCTCTCACAGGGTAGTAACATTGAAATTAGCTTATTGGAATCAATTTTTGTTGGCAATCTTTTCAGAGTGTGAAATTATATTACAAGAAAGTTGAAGATCAGAACGTTGTTGAAAATGCTACTACTCAATCAGTGAGAGAGGGCTAAGACCATGAGAGCATGTAATGGCTCGCTCCAGCTATATAGGATTCACACTGTATACCATTTACACCAGAAAAGAATCAACTGGGTCGCATTATTATATTGTCACTGGACCACGAAGGAAAGGAATATTGTGTACCaaaatgtaattatattttagtgACCTGTGGTTCAGTCCTGTAAAGTTAAACATAGACGAAAGGGGACAAGAAAGCTTGGTAGTTatcaaaatatttgaaagtGTATAGATGTCAAaaatctcttttgatttttactcTTTCCTCAGGGTCCAGAACTGCTCCTTGAACTAAATTATAGTAGCATCTGGAGTTTGAATATGATACTTTCAGTGCATGCTCAGGGAAACAATGCAGGGAATGTTATTTGTGTCTTACGGCTCTCGACTGTCTTAGTTTCAGCATGACCTGCATCTGTGAACTTTACTAAAGAGCAGTTGCGGGAAAAGTAAGTTATCTCAATCCTTAAGCTTTCTCGATTGTTTTGGaacttttacaagttttatgCAGTTCTTAGTTGCACGTAGTTTATACATCATATAGAGTAACCTAGAACtgagattggaaaaaaaacaatttaccaATAGTTTTGTGtccattttaaattttattgatacCGAAATATATACAACTTCCTTTCGTGTCATGAGACACAAAGTAATGGCTTACTATATCTTGAAGCTTCTTGAGTCTACTTAGAGAGCAATCCCTATGGGAAAGTAATTTGATATGACAAAGCTGTTATTTACACCCATTGAATTTTGCTTTGAATACAGGCAGGTTTCTGGTAGCAGATGACGGTGCCTTCTTGTTCTTCCCGCTGCTACCACCGAGGATACGCAGACTCTGTCTCAGTAAGTCAACCTCTCTTTCCTTCCCAATTCGTTGTTTCTCCATCAAAGCTATTCTCCCCTTGAGTGTCTCAATGGTTTCTCCCCTGACTTTAACTTCCTTCCTGAGTTCTTGAACTGTCTTTGCAACTTCTTCTTGAGGTTTCTGTCTCAGCGCCTCTCCTacgaaaagaaacaaaaactcatttacttttctcaaaaaccaaaaccaaagtcaAAAGATGAGATTAGTTGTAAAAAGTTTTACCATATGTTGTCTGGATGAGATCATCAAGCTCATTCTTGATAGCGAAATAGAGCTGTTTCCACCTATCCACAGCCTCTTCCCTCACGGCTCTCTCTACACACATCTGTTCCACGACCCATTCCCACTCGCGTTGTTtcgcttttgcttcttctttctcttccatcTTCAGCCTCAGCCTCTTCACTTCCTCTCTCagtctcttcctctctttcctccACTCTTTCTCTGCCGTCTTCAGAGCCAcaatcactctctctttctcatcaaGCTCTTTTCTTGTTGGTCTCCATATCTGTTCATTCGATTTCACCTTGATCCGTCTCCTAGAACTGTGTCTCTCCTGCTTGCTTGTAGCACCACCCATGTattctaaaatctaaatatttcaaagctcttcctctctctatctctgtggaatttttgttgttttctaatGTCTTTTGTATGTCTATTTTATCTGCAGAGAGGACTCATTTTTTCATTCAATGAAGCgaaatgattattttagttgGTGAAGAAAGCTCCACATTGCGGCATTGCAGACGTTATTTATATAATAGTGGCCAAAAGCGTCTTCACTTATCGTCTTATCCTAACACACTACAGTAAAAATTTCGAATGTCttataacaaaaactaataacactTAGACTTCATGGTAATTATTCTTCTTTGTCCTGAgttgattctttttttcatgTGGAAACTgagataaaaagacaaaacaagttatgGGCAGTCCTCAGGACACAATACTGAATaggaaacaagagaaaaaaggaaTTGAAGTGGTGTTACAGAATATGAAAAGCATTGTTTCTTCAATCTCCAATTAATGGTGTGGGCTTTGATTGTTTGTCACATGCCATCATAAACATGGACCCATACCTATTTACttcattttttgttctttccaaTATTTATTACCCTCTACACTTAGTTTCTAGGGATAGGTTGCTCTTAATTAGGCATGTCAACTAGGACTAGAGCCCGCGGGTTGGCCCGGCCCGGCCCTGAAAAACACTAGGCtcgggcttaaatatatatgtcaaaaaaaaatcggGTTTTTCGGGTTCAGCCCGTTTGGGCAATAGGGTTTTTCGGGCTTAGCTTGACCGGGCTCGGGCCAGCCCGAAAAGtccttaaacaaaaaattttgtatctttttgttaacatttttgtttgattgcaatatttgattaataatttattgtaaataaagttgtaaactctaatcctaggtttcatatttacttaattaccatacttaatacttttaaaatttttatctatgatgttttatatgaattatatattggtttatttggttaaaatatCGAAATTTTATTTAGCTTTAAACtatttctattaaattaagttggttgtagtgaatatagatgaattattaaatttttgattgatttgttttatattacacCTTCAAACACTActttttaaggcttataagtttaattttttgatCGGTAAGATAAGCCCGAAGAAGCCCGAAAAACCCTGTAGCCCTGTTAGGGCCGGActcgggctttgaaatatagacTCGGAAATATTTCGGACCGGACCGGGCCGGGCTCAAACATATGCGAGCTTTACGGGTTTCGGGCCGAAccgggccgggccagcccgattgacaccctaCTCTTAATTTCTGgtttaattactttatttttggtttagtttctcTCAATATTTGATCTACTTATACAAGTTTTTTTAGTGGATGAGTAGGTGAATATGTTCTGTAAGACAATGGCTATGTATATCTTGAAGCTCGAATTTGGTTTGCTTTCTTTCCTCTTGGAATCCGTTAGAATTAGAATTCATGAATCATGAGTACGGGTTAGCTTTGGATCCTTACAGTATACTTACAGTATACATTTGTGATTAAGTATGATATAAATGAGTATATATCATCTCTGGAGGTAAAATGGTCAACGAATAATAGAGTGAtagaagacaaagaaacaagaagaagagacataCGTCTAATCAGTAATCAGAATTGACAGCGTAGAGTTTGGATAGCTATAATAAAGTGAAGAAGGATAGACTCTATATCTATGAGTTCATTGCCCTCTTCACGTGAACTTCCCTGTTAATTTGGGTTTATTGTCTCAATCCTTTTCATAACTTAAGTGTCGTACTGTCTCAATGAATCATCAAATTTCCGTTATTGGCTTTTGTCTTTGTACAATCTCTTTACAACACTGCCAACTAAGATCAACCCACAAGGCTAATCAAGGTCGGATTCTGCCCGCAACCTTCCAAACCTGCATTATGATATGTATTTCACCAAGCAAGCAacaatatatacacacacacatagtgCAAACTTACACGCATACTTTGTATGTTTTGGTAACATTTTGAGACTGTCGACTCGTATTTTAATACAATCATATGATACATGCACCCAACCACATTAATCATGCATCTCACATATATTATGCCCTCGATTCACTTATCTTTCACCTTAAACTCATCATGGACCACTGGTTCATACCCACCGAAGATGGGAGTGCTGGCCGGATTATTGGCACACGTTTCACTACTGAGATTGCTTCGTTCCACCGAGCAGCATGATTCGCCACCTTCTGAAGAAGTAATTCATTCAAAAGACAGACAAAACAAGAATGAGATGGTGTAAATGTGTTCTGAAATACTCACAAACTTTTGAAAGATGAGTAGAAGTCaagcaaaaaaatgaatttttgtaGGAAATTACATAAATGATCCGCCAAGTTATTTGCAACCGTAAGTAGGACTCAGACCGGTTAAACTAAAGTGTCAGGTTCCAATACTACTTTTGTCCTTCTTATAGAAAGATAATATTTAATACCAAACAAGAAAATGTTACAAAGAAGAATCAGAAAGCAGATAACCAAAGGCAAAGTCAGAACTAGTCTAAAGACCTATCAACTATCATTTGCCCATAACAAAAGAACATGTCAAACtaaaatgcaaatatatatgatgttcAATCATAAAAGCAGATAAAACCACATAGAAGAAGCACAACGAGATGGAGATCACTCAGGTGTCTTTCTAACGCCTATCTCTCACCAACTACAGTTTTGCTTCTCCATACCTAGAGCATACATGAAGAACTGAACTGGTGCTATTTCAAAGAACCAATAAGACAGCTTACAAAAACACTTTCTTCATCACCATGGGTCGCTAGCTGCATCTAAACAACTTAGCAAAGAGAAAACTCgcaataaccaacaacacaaaactaGTCCCAGGACAAACAGTTTAACTTAACCAACAACCACACAAAAAAGAGATTCTGATCTTCTAAATTTCTACATCAAATCAACAATGACACTACCAAACATGGAACTTCACAGTTAAAGTTGAACTATGAAATCTCATCTCACTCCAAAAGATCGAACAATGACCACAGGGGATCAAGAATTGACATACTCAAAAGAACACTGAACAATCAAGTGGACTGAACTAATTACCTTATCATCCAACAGAACCTTAAGCTGCAGGGTACggcttttcttcttcatattgtACAACCTACGCCCTAACATAACAAAACCCACAAATGCTGCGGCCATGGAGAAAGACCAGATAGGATTAACTTTAAAAACACAATACTTCAACACTTCTATTGGAATTTTCCACCACACAAACCcattctcttctcctcctccaccaccaccaccaccagattTAACAGATGGATCACTAATAGAAACAGAGTTCCCTTCTCCTTCCACCGGATCATTTCCACTAACTAGATCACCTGACAGTAAAGATTCATCCTTTCCCTCACCAGAGCTCATCAAATCCATGTCTTGAACTATAATTTGGCTATATTCAACAATACCCACTTCGCTTCTCTCTAAACCCAACTCATCATCAACTAACCTCTGATCCTCAAGCCGATCACTACTCGAGTCAGACCATAACTCACTAAAATGCTTTGGACCATAAGCAGCATCGTAGGATGGTTCAATCCAGCCAGGACTACCCGACTTAACAgaaccttcttcatcttcccctTCTACACGAGGAGACACACCACTCTTGTTCTCAATAGAGAAGTGATCAAACCTGATCATACCATGAGTGGCAACTTCAATCTCCTCCAAGCTCTTCGAATTATCATCCTCAGTGGTAGATCTCAAGCTCTGTAGTACCTCCCAGTCTTGAATCTCTCCTTCCATGtcaaagttagggttttttttttggggatccaattgaagaaaccaaaaaggcGAACGCTTTGTGTGGGGAGCAAAAACAGAACCGATACGTTTCTGTACAGAAACATTTTGGTTCTGGTGATGACGTGGCGTGGTGTAATTGGATAGAGG
It encodes the following:
- the LOC104723846 gene encoding golgin subfamily A member 6-like protein 22, with amino-acid sequence MGGATSKQERHSSRRRIKVKSNEQIWRPTRKELDEKERVIVALKTAEKEWRKERKRLREEVKRLRLKMEEKEEAKAKQREWEWVVEQMCVERAVREEAVDRWKQLYFAIKNELDDLIQTTYGEALRQKPQEEVAKTVQELRKEVKVRGETIETLKGRIALMEKQRIGKEREVDLLRQSLRILGGSSGKNKKAPSSATRNLPVFKAKFNGCK
- the LOC104723847 gene encoding uncharacterized protein LOC104723847, which gives rise to MEGEIQDWEVLQSLRSTTEDDNSKSLEEIEVATHGMIRFDHFSIENKSGVSPRVEGEDEEGSVKSGSPGWIEPSYDAAYGPKHFSELWSDSSSDRLEDQRLVDDELGLERSEVGIVEYSQIIVQDMDLMSSGEGKDESLLSGDLVSGNDPVEGEGNSVSISDPSVKSGGGGGGGGEENGFVWWKIPIEVLKYCVFKVNPIWSFSMAAAFVGFVMLGRRLYNMKKKSRTLQLKVLLDDKKVANHAARWNEAISVVKRVPIIRPALPSSVGMNQWSMMSLR